In the genome of Candidatus Methylomirabilota bacterium, the window GGCATCGTCAACGACATCTATCACCACACGATCTCTGTCCTCGGCGCCGCCACCTCGTTCGGGCGCTACGTGTCGCTCTCGGCCCGCGATGCCTTCGACGTCGAGTACTGGCCGCTCGAGCTCTACAAGCTGGCCCAGGCCCCGCCCGAGAAGGAGCTCGCCCGCCGCGTCGCCCTCGTCACGGGCGGCGCCTCGGGCATCGGCCGGGCCGCGGCGCTGCGTCTGGCCGTGGAGGGTGCCCACGTGGTCGTGGCGGACCTCGACGAGGCGGGCGCGCGCAAGGTGGCCGACGAGGTGGTGGCGGCCGTCGGCGGCGGGCGGGCCGTCGGTGTCGACATGGACGTGGCCAGCGAGTCTTCCGTGCGCGCCGGCTTCGAGGAGGCCGTGCTCGCCTATGGCGGCATCGACATCGTGGTCTCGAACGCGGGCATCGCCCATTCCGCGCCCGTGGACGAGATGAGTTTGGCCGAGTGGGAGCGCTCCTTTGCCGTCAACTCGACGGGCCACTTCCTCGTGGCGCGCGCAGGCATGCGGGTCCTCAAGGCCCAGGGGCTGGGCGGCGCGTTCGTCTTCGTGGCCACCAAGAACGTCATGTCGCCCGGCAAGGACTTCGCGGCCTATTCGGCGGCCAAGGCGGCCGAAGCCCAGCTCGCCAAGGTGCTGGCCCTCGAGGGCGGCCCCCACGGTATCCGCTCCAACATCGTGAACCCCGACGCCGTCTTCCGGGACTCCAAGCTCTGGTCGGAGGAGATCCGCCGCGAGCGCGCGCGCGCCCAGGGCATCACCGTGGAGCAGCTCGAGGATTTCTACCGGAAGCGCAATATCCTGGCCGTGCCCATCCTGCCCGAGGACGTGGCGGAGGCCATCCTGTTCCTCGCCTCCGACCGCTCCGCCAAGACCACGGGCTGCACCATCACCGTGGACGGCGGGGTCAAGGACGCCTTCCCGAGGTAACGCGTGACCCAGATCCGCTTCGGATGCTTTCTCGCGCCGCACCCGCCCCAGGAGCAGTTCGCCATTGCCCGGCGGGTCGAGGCACTCGGCTTCGACTCGATCTTCACCGGCGATCACGTCTCCTTCCACAATCCGCTCTACGAGTCGCTGACCCTGCTCGCCTCGTATGCCGGCATCACCAGTCGCGTCAAGCTCGGCGTGGGCGTTTACCTGCTTGCTCTTCGCCACCCCACGATCGCGGCCAAGATCACGTCGACCCTCGACGTCCTCTCGGGCGGGCGACTGATCTTCGGAGTCGGCGTGGGAGGGGAGAATCCCAAGGAGTTCGAGGCCTGCGGTATTCTGCACAACGAGCGAGGGGCGCGCGTGACCGAGGGCATCGACGTGGTGCGCCGCCTCTGGAAGGACACGCCGGCCAGCTTCAAGGGACGCTTCACCCAGTTCGAGGGCGTGAGCATCGATCCCAAGCCCGTGCAGAAGCCGGCGCCACCCATCTGGATCGGCGGGCGCTCGGACGCTGCGCTCCAGCGCGCGGGGCGCCAGGGCGACGGCTGGGTCTCCTATGTCGTGCAGCCCGAGCGCTACAAGCAGAGCCTGGAGAAGATCAACGCCACCGCGGCGGCGACCGGGCGGTCGCTCGAAGGCTTCACGCGCGGGCACCTGACCTTCATCACCATGGGCAAGGACTACGAGAGCGCCGAGCGCGTG includes:
- a CDS encoding SDR family oxidoreductase yields the protein GIVNDIYHHTISVLGAATSFGRYVSLSARDAFDVEYWPLELYKLAQAPPEKELARRVALVTGGASGIGRAAALRLAVEGAHVVVADLDEAGARKVADEVVAAVGGGRAVGVDMDVASESSVRAGFEEAVLAYGGIDIVVSNAGIAHSAPVDEMSLAEWERSFAVNSTGHFLVARAGMRVLKAQGLGGAFVFVATKNVMSPGKDFAAYSAAKAAEAQLAKVLALEGGPHGIRSNIVNPDAVFRDSKLWSEEIRRERARAQGITVEQLEDFYRKRNILAVPILPEDVAEAILFLASDRSAKTTGCTITVDGGVKDAFPR
- a CDS encoding LLM class flavin-dependent oxidoreductase, coding for MTQIRFGCFLAPHPPQEQFAIARRVEALGFDSIFTGDHVSFHNPLYESLTLLASYAGITSRVKLGVGVYLLALRHPTIAAKITSTLDVLSGGRLIFGVGVGGENPKEFEACGILHNERGARVTEGIDVVRRLWKDTPASFKGRFTQFEGVSIDPKPVQKPAPPIWIGGRSDAALQRAGRQGDGWVSYVVQPERYKQSLEKINATAAATGRSLEGFTRGHLTFITMGKDYESAERVWVEKLSKRYAQDFGPLARKYGIIGTAAQCLEQLGRFVEAGCTYFILDAICDPAAEAEQIEMMAAALVPKFRSA